DNA sequence from the Halichoerus grypus chromosome 8, mHalGry1.hap1.1, whole genome shotgun sequence genome:
TTTGAAGAAGATGTAGTTGACCAGGATGAGCATGGCTGAACTATCCAGCTTTGATAGAAAGTCCACAATTTTCCCTTGTGTCTTATTTTTGATATACTCATTGATTTGTCTGCTGGCTCCAGCCCCATCCTTGAAATCTGCAGCCAAGGCCTCCAACTCATAATAGTGCTTGGTGTTTGCTGAGAATGACTCCAGAAGCTCCAGGCTGCGGTCAAGGAACAAGGCATTACCCATAGCCATTTCCAACATGGTTTCTGACTCCTTCTTGAAGAGGTGGCGGAGGTGCCGAAAGCCCTGGTGGATCTCAGCTTCAGGCATCTTGGTGAGGTTGAAGCCCAGGCCTTGGAGAAGCTGGACCCGTGTGTGGCCACAGGCACCCAGAGACAGTATAGCTAAGGCCATGGAGATGCTCACAGGGGAGATGAAGACATCCTTGCCAGGAGCTGAAGCCACTAGATGCCTATACAGGGTAAAGGCAAAGTCAACGTTCTTTGGAGCCAAGTCCCGGTGAAGGCTCCTTGTGCTCACGTCAGTATCTGGGTCCTTAGCCTGAACGGCCCAGAGGTCACTGGTGAAAAGCCAGAGGAAATAGGTGCCTAGGGCAAGCAGCATTGTCCAGGATGGTCGGGACCTGCAAAATCAGGAATTCTCATTAGATAATGTAGGGCCTCCAAGGCAGTGGGGCATGGTGAAATGGTAGGCAGAAGACCCCATGGAG
Encoded proteins:
- the LOC118522686 gene encoding corticosteroid-binding globulin isoform X2, whose amino-acid sequence is MLLALGTYFLWLFTSDLWAVQAKDPDTDVSTRSLHRDLAPKNVDFAFTLYRHLVASAPGKDVFISPVSISMALAILSLGACGHTRVQLLQGLGFNLTKMPEAEIHQGFRHLRHLFKKESETMLEMAMGNALFLDRSLELLESFSANTKHYYELEALAADFKDGAGASRQINEYIKNKTQGKIVDFLSKLDSSAMLILVNYIFFKGAWEHPFNPESTREENFYVNKTTVVRVPMMFQSSTIKYLHDRVLPCQVVQLEYIGNGTVFFVLPDEGKMDMVIAALSRDTIQRWSESMITGQVNLYIPKVAISGAYDLSAILGDMGIADLLDKGADFSGITQEAQLKLSKVVHKVVLQLDEKSFKAAEFPMVMLDMASEPLTFHFNRPFIIMIFDHFTWSSLFLGKLVNPT
- the LOC118522686 gene encoding corticosteroid-binding globulin isoform X3; translation: MCWWDYGSRPSWTMLLALGTYFLWLFTSDLWAVQAKDPDTDVSTRSLHRDLAPKNVDFAFTLYRHLVASAPGKDVFISPVSISMALAILSLGACGHTRVQLLQGLGFNLTKMPEAEIHQGFRHLRHLFKKESETMLEMAMGNALFLDRSLELLESFSANTKHYYELEALAADFKDGAGASRQINEYIKNKTQGKIVDFLSKLDSSAMLILVNYIFFKGAWEHPFNPESTREENFYVNKTTVVRVPMMFQSSTIKYLHDRVLPCQVVQLEYIGNGTVFFVLPDEGKMDMVIAALSRDTIQRWSESMITGWPSPEPMTSAPSWGTWALQTCSTRGQISPASPKRPS
- the LOC118522686 gene encoding corticosteroid-binding globulin isoform X1, giving the protein MCWWDYGSRPSWTMLLALGTYFLWLFTSDLWAVQAKDPDTDVSTRSLHRDLAPKNVDFAFTLYRHLVASAPGKDVFISPVSISMALAILSLGACGHTRVQLLQGLGFNLTKMPEAEIHQGFRHLRHLFKKESETMLEMAMGNALFLDRSLELLESFSANTKHYYELEALAADFKDGAGASRQINEYIKNKTQGKIVDFLSKLDSSAMLILVNYIFFKGAWEHPFNPESTREENFYVNKTTVVRVPMMFQSSTIKYLHDRVLPCQVVQLEYIGNGTVFFVLPDEGKMDMVIAALSRDTIQRWSESMITGQVNLYIPKVAISGAYDLSAILGDMGIADLLDKGADFSGITQEAQLKLSKVVHKVVLQLDEKSFKAAEFPMVMLDMASEPLTFHFNRPFIIMIFDHFTWSSLFLGKLVNPT